tggtttgtgtgcatgtgattGATCTGCAAAGGACAACATACCGAAACACCTCCatcggactcctttgtttacttctctagcatagtgacatcactacataacactcacacttctattggctagcgctccaactcaTTGTACGTTATTATTCTCTAagctggttgaccaatcacaacagagctggccagctaaccaatcagagctgactgggctctggtttcagacagagggtgaaaagaggtgctgcagcacaggcaggatgagcaaaataaagagctttttgatcattaaagcatggagacatgtagaaacactacatactgatatacacctgaacaccagcaggagaggactctttaaagtagagacactacatactgatatacacctgaacaccagcaggagaggactctttaaagtagagacactacatactgatatacacctgaacatcagcaggagaggactctttaaagtagagacactacatactgatatacacctgaacatcagcaggagaggactctttaaagtagagacactacatactgatatacacctgaacatcagcaggagaggactctttaaagtagagacactacatactgatatacaactgaatatcagcaggagaggactctttaaagtagagacacgacatactgatatacacctgaacatcagcaggagaggactctttaaagtagagacactacatactgatatacacctgaacatcagcaggagaggactctttaaagtagagacactacatactgatatgcacctgaacatcagcaggagaggactctttaaagtagagacactacatactgatatacacctgaacatcagcaggagaggactctttaaagtagagacactacatattgatatacacctgaacatcagcaggagaggactctttaaagtagagacactacatactgatatgcacctgaacatcagcaggagaggactctttaaagtagagacactacatactgatatacacctgaacatcagcaggagaggactctttaaagtagagacactacatactgatatacacctgaacatcagcaggagaggactctttaaagtagagacactacatactgatatgcacctgaacatcagcaggagaggactctttaaagtagagacactacatactgatatacacctgaccatcagcaggagaggactctttaaagtagagacactacatactgatatacacctgaacatcagcaggagaggactctttaaagtagagacactacatactgatatacacgtgaacatcagcaggagaggactctttaaagtagagacactacatactgatatacacctgaacatcagcaggagaggactctttaaagtagagacactacatactgatatacacctgaacatcagcaggagaggactctttaaagtagagacactacatactgatatgcacctgaacatcagcaggagaggactctttaaagtagagacactacatactgatatacacctgaacatcagcaggagaggactctttaaagtagagacactacatactgatatacacctgaacgtcagcaggagaggactctttaaagtagagacactacatactgatacacacctgaacatcagcaggagaggactctttaaagtagagacactacatacttataTGAACCTGAATATGAGATTAATATATCCTCTTTAATATAAATGGCACTACAGTCTTTTCAAATAAGTAACAAAGCATtagaaaacacatttctttttggATTACTGAAAATATATCAAAAGTTATACACATCTACCCAACCCTCGTAAATTACACATAATAAGTTTGGCGTTCTTCCATTTCTTCTTACCAGAGAAGGAGGTGTCCCGGGGATTTTCATCGTCCAGGCTCTCACCTTAATGATGATAATTATAATCACAACGATTACAATGCCGAGGACGAACAGCAATACAACCAGAGCCACCGTAAGATCCTCTGCAATAAAAACACATGTGACTTTGTTTATCGGTTGGACATTTTctgatttagcaaaagtgcttaTTCATATTACAGTGTTATTTTACAGAGACGTTAACATGTTTATTTGAGTGTCCTTTTATTATTTTTGCGGGTTCCCCCTTTCCCATCATGTATAAcgcaggtcgtcgcacgcatctctgcttgtctagcagacatctctcagtggatgtctgctcaccacctcaagctcaaccttgacaagactgaactgcttttccttctgggaaaagattgtcccactcttgacctgactatcaacatcggcacctctgttgtttccccgactcagactgcaaggactctgggcgtgatcctggataacaacctgtccttcactgcaaacatcgctgctgcaacccgctgctgcagatacacgctctataacatcaggaggatgcgtccccagctgacccagaaagccacgcaggttctggtctaGGGCTCCGTACACATACTTTGATTTagcttattattactattaggATCCGAACACCGACCTTCGCCTCGTTTTGTTTCATGCTGCTGCAACGAAAACATTTCCAGAATTGGGAAGTTAATCTTATCTTATTGAAATCCTTATAATGTTTTTTCTACGTTTCTTTGAGCTTAAACGTGCTGCGACAGCGGATTTCTTTGGGCAGGATTGTCAGGACTGGCGGGGAAAATGTATATTTCAGGGCTCTTGTTCTTTGGTGGAGGCAAAATGCTCTTGAGCCGCTTCTACAAAGTTGCTAAAAGGCTGTTCATCGTAGTTATTTCACCTATGAGTCTGAAACTTCCTAGGTATATGTAGCAGGTTGAGACACACACAAAAGCCTTAGGGCGTCATATTATAAATCCAACAGGAAGTCTGCCATTTTGAATCACGTGCATTTTATGGCTAGATTTTGTATTTTACACGTGCCATACTTTAACAAACTGCTCCAAATGTTTTAATCCGACCGACTTCAAATcaaaagtacaacatctgagtacctCTTCCACCACTTCCTGTTAATGGCTGTGTCCATGCTGTGTATTTGTATGTTAGAAGAACAGGCTTGATTAATTTATTTTCCATTTTGGCCGCACCATTTAATATTTGTAAACGGTATACTGCAGGTATTTCCAGTTGGTACTCACTCTCTTCTGGTTCGGCACAGATTCTGTCGGTCTGTCTGAACGCTTGACCACCAATCATTTCAAGCAGGTCTCCCTTCAGCGTCACACACTTCTCCACGTCCGCAGGGAACACAATATCAAGTTTGCAGTTTTCGTGCTGCCCGCAATCTCCTTTAAACTGACCCTGAAAGTCACAGAACATGGATAATAAACATTAACGTTGCTTTTCTTAATACTGCAACAGAGTACACATTTACAATATTGAAGTTATTGATCATTTTTGGATCATTATTCTCATCCATTGTTGAACGAtatatttaaaggggccctatcgaGCCTGTTGGGgagtttctccccccccccctgccagaAACTCCTCCATTGGACTCATTTTTTCTTCCATAACAAAGTGACATCCCTATGTAACATACTtctattggctggcgcttcaacACATTGCACTCGATAGACTAGGGAGCGGGACATCTCTTagcaggttgaccaatcacaacagaattggccagctaaccaatcagaccaGACTGGGctctcagacagagggtgaaaagaggcaaTAAAGAGCTCTTTGaaaattaaagcatggagacatgtcccagtggagacactacatactgatatacacctgaacatcagccggagaggactctttaaagtagagacactacatactgatatacacctgaacatcagcaggagaggactctttaaagtagagacactacatactgatatacacctgaacatcagccggagaggactctttaaagtagagacactacatactgatatacacctgaacatcagcaggagaggactctttaaagtagagacactacatactgatatacacctgaacatcagcaggagaggactctttaaagtagagacactacatactgatatacacctgaacatcagcaggagaggactctttaaagtagagacactacatactgatatacacctgcacatcagcaggagaggactctttaaagtagagacactacatactgatatacacctgaacatcagcaggagaggactctttaaagtagagatactacacactgatatacacctgaacatcagcaggagaggactctttaaagtagagacactacatactgatatacacctgaacattagcaggagaggactctttaaagtagagacactacatactgatatacacctgaacatcagcaggagaggactctttaaagtagagacactacatactgatatacacctggacatcagcaggagaggactctttaaagtagagacactacacactgatatacacctgaacatcagcaggagaggactctttaaagtagagacactacatactgatatacacctgaacatcagcaggagaggactctttaaagtagagacactacatactgatatacacctgaacatcagcaggagaggactctttaaagtagagacagtacatactgatatacacctgaacatcagcaggagaggactctttaaagtagagacactacatactgatatacacctgaacatcagcaggagaggactctttaaagtagcgacactaaatactgatatacacctgaacatcagcaggagagcactctttaaagtagagacactacatactgatatacacctgaacatcagcaggagaggactctttaaagtagcgacactaaatactgatatgaaccgggaaatgtgcagaataggaACCCTTTAAAATGATCATGGTATTTTTTTTGAGAGAGTCCTTAATTCAGGATGATAGTCACACATATGTTGCCTGTAACAAATATTGCGCCTCATGTGATTCTGATTAAATTGTTattaattgtgcagcccttCTTTATTAAACTTACAGTTTCGGAATAGGCTACAAATGTAAAGGAGGCATCTGATCCGATTGCCTGCTTCAGCTTCTTGTAGTAGTGGAGAGGATTCTTGAAGCTAAGCGTGGCTCCTGAATCCGTCTCCATCAGATCCACATCGGGGAAATCCAAATTACCTGCCAAGAGACATTTGTGAAACTTATGATTCAAATTTAAAATTCTAATTAAATGCACAgtaccagtcaaaagtttggacacaccttcccattttttttcttcttctacattgtagattaatactgaagacatcaaaactataacataacacatatggaattatctagtaaacaaaaaagtgttaaaataaaatgttttagattCCTCAAATTAGCCCAATGttgccttgatgacagctttgcacactcttggcttctctcagtcagcttcATGAGGTAGTGGTACACTGGTAGTGTATAAAGCCCAATAGCGTGTACAGATCAACaagtaaaagaaaaaaacataatGAAATTACAACCTAATAGAATTGACAAAATGGCAATGCGAATGTAATAAGTCATATTAATAGGTTTGAaaagatattaaaataaaataaaaagaaccaGGCGGATGTTTAAGGCGAGCCTGAGCCAGCAATattataatatttaataataatagtaggTCTTCAGACTATTAAATGTCGATAGGGTGCATGCCCATAAAAGTAAGCACTTTTGTAATAGTTGTCCCCTTTAATGCATGCATATAAATACACTTTTTATAATGTTTCTAATAATAATCACAATaacaatttaaaatatattcctattatttttatcattattattatgaatagtattattaattgatttgatttatttcagatgtgtaaaacaataatacaaacatttaacatgagttattatacaatacaacatttatatataaaaacattacTGATTCTAAATTATATATAAACAAATGATTAATTACACATCCGAAAAGGGGTggggaagaagtttacacttatttaacCCCACCCCTTCTCCCAAAAACTGAATTACTAACATATATGtatatctttttttcttttcttaaagaaatacatttgttattgaaaaacaaacaaataaaacaacaaataaacagataaataaacaaacaattaaGCAgataataatgtcaatcactatAATACGTTCATTTTTAcaatatttttaattattaaaaagaGGCTCGTCTATACGCATTATAATATTGCATTCATATGGGGCAATATTATGACTTAAAAAGGTCAAGATAATCAAAGATATTGGACTTTTATGATTAAATAAAGGGCAGCCATCTTTATCTACATGTACTCACATTTTACATCAGTGGTTTTGAAGTCGTTAAAGGTGAAGGTGATCTTTGCTTCTTTAGACCGGTTTCCTCCCTGAAACGCTGTCACATTGACTCCGTAGAAATCCATGAAGCTCGCCTCAGATTTCCAGACGAAATCAAAGACGTCAAAGTGACGCTCTTTCACCCAAAATGTATGTATTTCTTTGCTGCAACACAACAGAGCAATCCTTGAATTTCATACATTAGATTAGATCAGATGGTCGTCACCAATGTAGTATTTTAATCAGCCGTGTGAAGTAACCAAGTACaattactcaagtactataacTTTAAGGGACTTGAGTAATTCATGTTTTGCtattttgtacttctactccacttcagttcagaggtacatggtgtacttctaccccactatatgtatttaatccctttagttacttcacagatctggatgaatgatggtaaatataatcaagtgttgaatcagactttagttccacctggagtaaatccaccagctaccctgcagaatacaaagtcattcagactagctgcaccttcaccagctttgagaacacttccatgatcaatcattataaaacatatcatatatattattctgaaatggaccaatctgcacaacgactacttttactgtcgctactttcactatattttgatgagaatactttctacttttactttaggAACATTTTTGAATGAAGGACTTTTACTTCTTATTCCTTCTCTCtggtatttgtacttttactcaagtacaataactgAGTACTACCTCCACCTCTGATTATATTTGTAATCTATGCATTGTGTTAACCAAATGCCTTCTTAAAGATAAACAAACAACAGATGATATACAGTTCAAAAAGAGGCATAAAACCCAAATTTGAATCCTCTGACTTAATAATATTAAACATTTCACACGATTAAAATAGAATATACATTTGAATTCAATAGtaaaggcaaacaaaaagaacAACATGTAAGAATAAACAACATCAAAATAACAATATAAGTTCAAGAAAGGTGGTATGAAGTATGTATCTATTTCTCATTAAGGTAGCACTTAATCCAAAGCAGCTTACATCACTCGTTTACATTCTTGttgtgtattattgtatttgattaatgtgtgctttttaaaaatattagtTTAGAAGTCTCACTTTCCGGATCCTCTGACATCTATCTTGAATTGGGTGTGTGTTTGCTGCTCGCTGAACTCCCAGCTCAGGCTCACGTTGGGGCTCGTGCAGATCACAGTCAAGTTTGATGGTGGAGGAACTGCAGGAAAGAAGAGAGGAACGTTCAGATGGATCGTCAcctggagtggagtgcaccagatgggcgtaaaaaagtagggcttaactctaacgttgggcttagctacgtccgacgtagtgattcgaatttacaccgagtgcaccaagcctgactagtctcgggcgtagctgcgcctggtcttatgatgcgcgtccacgtgaatacacgcgaaacagtaattgttgccaagcaacgccatTTTACCATTTTACAGACTCAGAGGACcgcagagaagagggaattcccaCACCCACAGCGTCAGCGATGACTCAAGGGGAATCCCAAATGGCCGCACCCcgaaagagaaagagggatttgtCAGAGCTACAGCGGGAACTGACGGAGAAAGAAATCGGTGCTGGAGGGCCAATGGAACTTGTCTTATAGCCCGACATGCAGTTGTGCGATGAACATTAATCATGTCTCccacagtatttttgaaaggcCCCGTTCGCGTAGAATCTGAGCGCAATCAGCACCTGCAAGGTTGGGGAGAGCGCAGCGTTTCGATCTGATCCGTGCCGGAGTTGAGGTTTTGAGATTAATCTCCTCGATTAAATCAAAAAGGGCTTGTCTGCCGAAACGAAACCTCTCTATCAGTTCACTGTctgaatagatgtccagtgggtttgttcgatcacggacgactctctcttcttaatgcccttttattgttaaacatgtaaacaagacgccctgccatcgttaatatcattcttgcctgttttacattactatggatactagtctgtctttccgatttacgcctgctccatactaggcgtaaaagttacacccgggcgcaacgcatacagggcttaagtctaagtggtgcactagtcataactttagtttggtcttaaccttcggttctacgtcggacgtagagttacgcccagtttatgcccagctggtgcactccactccagAGGTGGAAAATAGTTAGGAAATTACCCACTGACCCAAGTGTgcagaatgagtacttttacatgtTGCACTTAAGGCCAGTCAAgactatgggctcagaacagtctcataatacacacctgcacacagaaggattcaaacttgtatttccggatccatacttgtgtttttcaatacacacacaaatgtattccgtttcatatacatgtaaataaaatccaaatacagaaaaaagttttacatatgtatttttgatcctcacttattagtttcccgtttaaatcccctgaacctgcaaacacaaacagctttctgtgcacggatcgctttgcattcgtgtgtgggttttttgagactcccctgacggtcagccgattcgtacttgtaattttttctatctatagccaatcagatgtctctttCATTCTAAACCAATCAcacgagcgcgcccccacgagggtaagattacttcatatacgcattttgcgcagtccggtcagctcgctaaacagagggaggagcatcaggctcatgcagagcagcgtgtctccatcagactcagcagctgatctgatctctctctcgcgtccggttatacttcactcgcgtttatgtccatatcgatcagatccagctctcctgatcggcctttatagagagcaccgatcaaactattaagagtgaatatcggccgataatgaccggcggggctccccccgttaacaggtcactgtctagcactggcttcgtagtgcactgatcgattaggctaagctaacctgtagctgctccctccacactcacaacaacttcatacagacataaataaagcagctgtattcgccacacaggaaacacacatttaaaacggttttgcctgccgtttttgtgtacacaagcattcatcaatggtttggaaagtggcgctgtaccttaataatataaaggcttgtattttcGTGCATtttctgttcggaaagtggcgctgtactgagagtggaggtgtcctgacattagcgcctgcaggcaggctccatggacctgtcGGCTCCGGACtacgcaaaatgcgtacatgaagcactacgtcatgaacgcaagaaatctaccctcgtggtggcgcgctcatgtgattggcttagaattgaggagacatctgattggctatagatagaaataattacaagtacgaatcggctgaccgtcaggggagtctcaaaaaacccacacacgaatgcacagcgttCCGTccacagaaagctgtttgtgtt
Above is a window of Pseudochaenichthys georgianus chromosome 1, fPseGeo1.2, whole genome shotgun sequence DNA encoding:
- the ifngr1 gene encoding interferon gamma receptor 1 isoform X2, which gives rise to MLLIGGAFTALLLLLSGLSAAFVPPPSNLTVICTSPNVSLSWEFSEQQTHTQFKIDVRGSGNKEIHTFWVKERHFDVFDFVWKSEASFMDFYGVNVTAFQGGNRSKEAKITFTFNDFKTTDVKCNLDFPDVDLMETDSGATLSFKNPLHYYKKLKQAIGSDASFTFVAYSETGQFKGDCGQHENCKLDIVFPADVEKCVTLKGDLLEMIGGQAFRQTDRICAEPEEKDLTVALVVLLFVLGIVIVVIIIIIIKVRAWTMKIPGTPPSLNGREGEGGPLLMKEDSTPISVVTLCNNTVNTSSVSYEEDEEDEEEKKDNNREDNSREDNNRDNNREDNREGLPPLDVAYSDGRPLEDNMKEEEEGSSRDSSGYLSREGVQPLGAANSDRGLLEENVSDDDDDDDDDDDDDDDSASIKSVESIGSH
- the ifngr1 gene encoding interferon gamma receptor 1 isoform X1, producing MLLIGGAFTALLLLLSGLSAAFVPPPSNLTVICTSPNVSLSWEFSEQQTHTQFKIDVRGSGNKEIHTFWVKERHFDVFDFVWKSEASFMDFYGVNVTAFQGGNRSKEAKITFTFNDFKTTDVKCNLDFPDVDLMETDSGATLSFKNPLHYYKKLKQAIGSDASFTFVAYSETGQFKGDCGQHENCKLDIVFPADVEKCVTLKGDLLEMIGGQAFRQTDRICAEPEEKDLTVALVVLLFVLGIVIVVIIIIIIKVRAWTMKIPGTPPSLLQNGREGEGGPLLMKEDSTPISVVTLCNNTVNTSSVSYEEDEEDEEEKKDNNREDNSREDNNRDNNREDNREGLPPLDVAYSDGRPLEDNMKEEEEGSSRDSSGYLSREGVQPLGAANSDRGLLEENVSDDDDDDDDDDDDDDDSASIKSVESIGSH